Sequence from the Muntiacus reevesi chromosome 9, mMunRee1.1, whole genome shotgun sequence genome:
GCAATGCAGGAATGATGTTGGTAATCTGCCTGGATCTCCAGcttcacacacccatgtattttttcctcagtcaccTGTCATTTCTTGACCTCAGTTTCTCAACTGCCGTCACCCctaaaactttagacatcttacTGACTTCCAACAAGCATATTTCATACCTGAACTGCTTCATCCAGATGAATTGTTTTGTCTTTGCGGGTGTCACTGAATGTGTTCTTCTCTCCTCGATGGCCTATGATCGCTATGCAGCCATCTGCAACCCTCTGCATTACCCCGTCGTCATGTCCACCAGACGCTGCTGCTCTCTTGTCTTTGGATCCTTCTTGATTGGCTTCATGGACAACTTTGTCAATGTGCTTTGCTTGAGCAGATTGCATTTCTGTGACTCCAATGTAATCTatcacttcttctgtgatgcACCCCCAGTTTTAGCCCTGTCCTGCACAGACACACGTGATATTGAAATCACAATATCCATTTTTGCTGACTCCACCCTTGTGGTGTCTCTTATCACAATAGCTGTGTCCTATGTGTCCATCCTGTCCACTATCCTGAAAATTACTTCCACTTCAGGGAAGCAAAAAGCCTTCTCTACCTGCGCCTCCCATCTCCTATCAGTCACCATCTTTTATGGCACTACGATTTTTACTTACGTAAAACCAAGtaagtcctactctttgggacagGATCAAGTAGTTTCTGTTTATTATAGTATTGTCACCCCCATGCTGAATCCACTTATATACAGTCTtcgaaataaagaagtaaaaaatgctCTCAGAAGAGTCTTACAGAAGAGAAAGAgctccaaaaaattaaagtaacaTTGATCCTGAACTTTTAAGCTCCTCTGtttgtttgtgattttttttgtccCTATAGTGTATTTCCTTGCTCTTTTTCCAAATACACATTgaactatttatttctttattctattGATCCATCCTTTGCTTGAATAAATACAATCTCAGGCCTTTCTAAGAATATGACTTAAGAAATCTACCCTGTAATTGGAAACCATGAAACATGTTTAAACCATGGTCTCAATATCTATGTTTTTAAGGGCAAAtgatttgcaaaatgaaaagcatAGTTGTCAGTTTTTGAAGGTTCCTGTACAAATTCCCATGCATAATCAAACCTTAGAGAATTTTATGATTGAAAAGAGTTCCATTTGGAAAAAATGATACCAGTTTCAGAAATCATTTCCTTTACTTGGTGGAGAAGCAAGAGAGCAGAGTGAATATGAGTACTTTGTTGAGAACCAAATGTTCAAGGATTTAGATTCCAAACTTTCTACACAATTACCTgtagaatgctttaaaaaaatcactgaaacttTAAGCTTCAAGTTCCTAAACTGCACGGATAAACAACAATTCCAGGTCAAAAGAGTTGCTATAAAGATTAAACCAGTTAATGGATGCTAACTTTTTAaggctagatcattgaaaaagcaagagagttccagaaaaatatccatttctgctttattggcaatgccaaagcatttgactgtgtggatcataataaactgtggaaaattctgaaagatacgggaataccagaccacctgacctgcctcctgagaaacctatatgcagttcagaaagcaacagttagaactggacatgaaacaacagactggttccgaataggaaaaggagtacctcaaggctgtatattgtcaccctgctta
This genomic interval carries:
- the LOC136175213 gene encoding olfactory receptor 8H1-like, translated to MGRRNITHVSDFILMGLTDSEEIQLVLFTLFLLMYLFTVLGNAGMMLVICLDLQLHTPMYFFLSHLSFLDLSFSTAVTPKTLDILLTSNKHISYLNCFIQMNCFVFAGVTECVLLSSMAYDRYAAICNPLHYPVVMSTRRCCSLVFGSFLIGFMDNFVNVLCLSRLHFCDSNVIYHFFCDAPPVLALSCTDTRDIEITISIFADSTLVVSLITIAVSYVSILSTILKITSTSGKQKAFSTCASHLLSVTIFYGTTIFTYVKPSKSYSLGQDQVVSVYYSIVTPMLNPLIYSLRNKEVKNALRRVLQKRKSSKKLK